A single region of the Microlunatus panaciterrae genome encodes:
- a CDS encoding succinic semialdehyde dehydrogenase, translating to MTHSRVSMALPPAGPADLTQLADRVAASGPRVELCSPYDHEVLATIRTSTREDVRTAAAAARQVQPGWAGRPVEQRARVLLDFHDRLMDRRDHFVDLVQRESGKSRLAAVEEVLHVAVTARYYGRTAQRHLRSERGLGLFPVLTRLDRNYLPKGLVGVIGPWNYPFTMMVSDALAAVVAGNAILAKPDAQTPLVSLAAVELLEECGLPSGLWQVVNGDGGQIGPALIDQVDYVCFTGSTATGTKIAEQCAQRLIGCSLELGGKNPLLVLADADVDKAAEGAVRSCFSNAGQLCVSAERIYVSEPLMAEFCAAFVARTRALKLGRSMGFDSEMGCLIDAAHLQRVERHVDDARRKGATVLTGGQRRPDLGELFFEPTVLTGVTPEMDCYADETFGPVVSIYPVADDEEAVARANDSAYGLNASVWTSDPERGRRVAARIRCGSVNVNEGFAATFGSIDAPMGGMKGSGLGRRQGIEGIRRFVEVQSVATQSGVPIAPSHGMDAGTFTAVMTGVLRVLRRIGRP from the coding sequence ATGACGCACAGTCGCGTGTCGATGGCGTTGCCACCTGCTGGGCCCGCCGACCTGACCCAGCTGGCCGACCGGGTCGCAGCCTCCGGACCCCGGGTCGAGCTCTGCTCGCCGTACGACCACGAGGTGCTGGCCACGATCCGCACCTCCACCCGGGAGGACGTCCGCACCGCAGCCGCAGCGGCGCGGCAGGTGCAGCCTGGCTGGGCCGGCCGGCCGGTCGAGCAGCGGGCCAGGGTGCTGCTCGACTTCCACGACCGGCTGATGGACCGCCGCGACCATTTCGTCGACCTGGTGCAGCGCGAGTCAGGCAAGTCGCGGCTGGCCGCCGTCGAGGAGGTGCTGCACGTCGCCGTGACCGCCCGCTACTACGGCCGGACCGCCCAGCGTCATCTGCGCAGCGAACGCGGCCTGGGGCTGTTCCCGGTGCTGACCAGGCTCGACCGGAACTACCTGCCGAAAGGCCTGGTCGGCGTCATCGGGCCCTGGAACTACCCGTTCACGATGATGGTGTCCGACGCCCTGGCGGCGGTGGTCGCCGGTAACGCGATCCTGGCGAAACCGGACGCGCAGACGCCGTTGGTGTCGCTTGCTGCGGTGGAGCTGCTCGAGGAGTGCGGGTTGCCGAGCGGCCTGTGGCAGGTGGTCAACGGCGACGGCGGCCAGATCGGCCCGGCACTGATCGACCAGGTCGACTATGTCTGTTTCACCGGCTCGACCGCGACCGGGACGAAGATCGCTGAACAGTGCGCACAGCGGCTGATCGGCTGCTCACTCGAGCTCGGCGGCAAGAACCCGCTGCTTGTGCTGGCCGACGCCGACGTCGACAAGGCCGCCGAGGGCGCCGTCCGGAGCTGCTTCTCCAACGCCGGCCAGCTGTGCGTGTCAGCCGAACGGATCTATGTCAGCGAACCGCTGATGGCCGAATTCTGTGCCGCGTTCGTGGCCAGGACCCGGGCTCTGAAGCTGGGTCGCTCGATGGGCTTCGACTCCGAGATGGGGTGCCTGATCGATGCCGCCCACCTTCAGCGCGTCGAGCGGCACGTCGACGACGCGCGTCGCAAGGGTGCGACCGTGCTGACCGGAGGGCAGCGGCGCCCCGACCTGGGCGAGCTGTTCTTCGAGCCCACCGTCCTGACCGGCGTCACTCCCGAGATGGACTGCTATGCGGACGAGACGTTCGGCCCGGTGGTGAGCATCTACCCGGTGGCCGATGACGAGGAGGCGGTGGCGCGGGCCAACGACTCGGCCTACGGCCTCAACGCAAGTGTCTGGACGTCCGACCCGGAACGCGGACGCCGGGTGGCCGCCCGGATCCGCTGCGGTTCGGTGAACGTCAACGAGGGGTTCGCCGCGACCTTCGGCAGTATCGATGCGCCGATGGGCGGGATGAAGGGGTCCGGGCTGGGCCGCCGGCAGGGGATCGAGGGGATCCGTCGCTTCGTCGAGGTGCAGTCGGTGGCCACCCAGTCGGGGGTGCCCATCGCACCGAGCCACGGGATGGACGCGGGCACGTTCACCGCCGTGATGACCGGGGTGCTGCGGGTGCTGCGGAGGATCGGCCGGCCCTGA
- a CDS encoding MarR family transcriptional regulator, with amino-acid sequence MRAHRSDSHQVAAITGPPALREATAALREFTLAGEAYRQAVAAHFGVGVTETMAISYLCTRGELGQTELANLLGRTTSSVTSLIDRLEAVGFVERASHPEDRRRAIVRLTGRGHEVLAISQHWFEAAFHQIPAAQLPTAVTLLETLTAGLRDSTATIPADIATAGADSVSAEA; translated from the coding sequence GTGCGCGCGCACCGTTCAGACAGCCATCAGGTCGCGGCGATCACGGGCCCGCCGGCGCTCCGGGAGGCAACCGCCGCCCTTCGTGAGTTCACGCTGGCGGGTGAGGCCTACCGACAGGCCGTAGCCGCTCACTTCGGCGTCGGGGTCACCGAGACCATGGCGATCAGCTATCTGTGTACGCGTGGAGAGCTGGGCCAGACCGAGCTCGCCAACCTCCTGGGCCGCACCACCAGCTCTGTCACCAGCCTGATCGACCGGCTCGAGGCGGTGGGTTTCGTCGAGCGCGCCTCCCATCCCGAGGACCGCCGCCGAGCCATCGTCCGCCTGACCGGGCGCGGTCACGAGGTACTGGCGATCAGCCAGCACTGGTTCGAAGCCGCCTTCCACCAGATCCCCGCGGCACAGCTGCCGACGGCGGTCACCCTGCTGGAGACGCTCACCGCCGGTCTGCGGGACAGCACCGCGACGATCCCGGCAGACATCGCCACGGCCGGGGCCGACAGCGTGTCGGCCGAGGCATGA
- the guaA gene encoding glutamine-hydrolyzing GMP synthase has translation MTELDHDLVVVIDFGAQYAQLIARRVREAKVYSEIMPHTSTVEQIVARRPKAIILSGGPQSVYAEGAPQVDPRLFEQQIPVFGICYGFQAMARALGGDVARTGLSEFGRTPTVVDNAGVLLAGLPAELSVWMSHGDSVAAAPAGFAELARSSGAPIAAFENVERSLAGVQWHPEVQHSQAGQRVLERFLYEIAGCTPDWTAKNIVEDSVASIREQIGDKHVICGLSGGVDSAVAAALVQKAVGDQLTCVFVDHGLLRKGEAEQVERDYVAATGVDLKVVEAADQFLDALAGVIDPEQKRKIIGREFIRTFEAAARQVVGEHSHDGEVEFLVQGTLYPDVVESGGGEGAANIKSHHNVGGLPEDLQFKLVEPLRTLFKDEVRAVGEQLGLPAEIVWRQPFPGPGLGIRIIGEVTRDRLAILQEADAIARAELSAAGLDREIWQFPVVLLADVRSVGVQGDGRTYGHPIVLRPVTSEDAMTADWGRLPYDVLEKISTRITNEVREVNRVVVDITSKPPGTIEWE, from the coding sequence ATGACTGAGCTGGACCATGACCTGGTTGTCGTCATCGACTTCGGTGCGCAGTACGCGCAGCTGATCGCCCGCAGGGTGCGCGAGGCGAAGGTCTACTCCGAGATCATGCCGCACACGTCGACGGTGGAGCAGATCGTCGCCCGCCGGCCGAAGGCCATCATCCTTTCCGGCGGCCCACAGTCGGTGTACGCCGAGGGGGCTCCGCAGGTCGACCCGCGGCTCTTCGAACAGCAGATCCCGGTCTTCGGCATCTGCTACGGCTTCCAGGCGATGGCCCGGGCGCTGGGTGGCGACGTGGCCCGCACCGGATTGAGCGAGTTCGGCCGGACCCCCACCGTCGTCGACAACGCGGGCGTGCTGCTCGCAGGGCTGCCGGCCGAGCTCAGCGTGTGGATGAGCCACGGTGACTCGGTGGCGGCGGCGCCGGCCGGTTTCGCTGAGCTGGCTCGGTCATCGGGTGCTCCGATCGCGGCCTTCGAGAACGTCGAGCGGTCGCTGGCCGGCGTGCAATGGCATCCCGAGGTGCAGCACAGCCAGGCGGGGCAGCGGGTGCTGGAACGCTTCCTGTACGAGATCGCGGGCTGTACGCCCGACTGGACCGCGAAGAACATCGTCGAGGACTCCGTGGCGTCGATCAGGGAGCAGATCGGCGACAAGCACGTGATCTGCGGTCTCTCCGGTGGCGTCGACTCGGCGGTGGCCGCGGCGCTGGTGCAGAAGGCGGTCGGTGACCAGCTCACCTGTGTCTTCGTCGACCATGGACTGCTGCGCAAGGGCGAGGCCGAGCAGGTGGAGCGGGACTATGTCGCGGCCACCGGTGTCGACCTCAAGGTGGTGGAGGCGGCCGACCAGTTCCTCGACGCGTTGGCCGGGGTCATCGACCCTGAGCAGAAGCGCAAGATCATCGGGCGCGAGTTCATCCGCACCTTCGAGGCGGCGGCCCGGCAGGTCGTCGGCGAGCACAGCCACGACGGCGAGGTCGAGTTCCTCGTCCAGGGCACCCTCTACCCGGACGTGGTGGAGTCGGGTGGAGGTGAGGGCGCCGCCAACATCAAGAGCCACCACAACGTCGGCGGGCTGCCCGAGGACCTGCAGTTCAAGCTGGTCGAACCGCTGCGGACGCTGTTCAAGGACGAGGTCCGAGCCGTCGGCGAGCAGCTCGGACTGCCGGCCGAGATCGTCTGGCGGCAGCCGTTCCCGGGACCAGGGCTCGGCATCCGGATCATCGGCGAGGTGACCCGGGACCGGCTGGCCATTCTCCAGGAGGCAGACGCGATCGCCCGGGCCGAGCTCAGCGCGGCCGGCCTGGACCGCGAGATCTGGCAGTTCCCGGTGGTGCTGCTCGCCGACGTCCGCTCCGTGGGGGTGCAGGGTGACGGCCGCACCTACGGGCACCCCATCGTGCTGCGCCCGGTCACGAGCGAGGACGCCATGACCGCCGACTGGGGCCGGCTGCCGTACGACGTGCTGGAGAAGATCAGCACCCGGATCACCAATGAGGTCAGGGAGGTGAACCGGGTGGTGGTCGACATCACCAGCAAGCCTCCCGGCACCATTGAATGGGAATGA
- a CDS encoding PspC domain-containing protein: protein MTNPYPPPPYQAPKRLERSKTNKVLGGVCGGVAKYLNMDPTLVRVLTVVLSLFTGVPIIAYIVALFVIPEEGSAPPPHYPPVNPPQQGFQPYQPQGYQPAGQGYGDQASPAQASTPGEYGSQPQPSSDEAVWGAEGAPWEQRSGEPAAQPPTHSGPDATAQWGQQSAASQGPSTEPVAPEQESATASPAAPAEEGATPGDSSSSTGEGTAEDVRGDGQPPRV from the coding sequence ATGACCAATCCGTATCCACCGCCGCCTTACCAGGCTCCCAAGAGGCTCGAACGCAGCAAGACGAACAAGGTGCTCGGCGGCGTCTGCGGCGGCGTCGCCAAGTATCTGAACATGGACCCGACGCTGGTGCGGGTGCTGACGGTGGTCCTCTCGCTGTTCACCGGCGTGCCGATCATCGCCTATATCGTGGCGCTGTTCGTCATCCCCGAGGAGGGATCGGCTCCGCCGCCGCACTACCCCCCGGTGAACCCGCCGCAGCAGGGCTTCCAGCCGTACCAACCGCAGGGCTACCAGCCCGCGGGGCAGGGATACGGCGATCAGGCCAGCCCCGCTCAGGCGTCCACACCCGGTGAGTACGGCAGCCAGCCGCAGCCGAGCAGCGACGAGGCGGTCTGGGGCGCCGAGGGGGCACCCTGGGAGCAGCGCAGTGGAGAGCCGGCGGCCCAGCCCCCCACTCATTCGGGCCCGGACGCGACCGCCCAGTGGGGTCAGCAGTCCGCCGCCAGCCAAGGCCCCTCAACCGAACCGGTCGCGCCGGAGCAGGAGTCGGCCACGGCCTCGCCCGCTGCGCCGGCGGAGGAAGGTGCCACCCCCGGCGACTCCTCGTCGAGCACCGGTGAGGGGACTGCGGAGGACGTCCGAGGCGACGGTCAGCCGCCGCGGGTCTGA
- a CDS encoding PspC domain-containing protein: protein MSSIWTMRRSATDAKVAGLCAGVARHWGVDPVLVRVGWAMLALSGGIGLVLYAAGWLLIPVEGKDRAPIEDVLGPQARRWPREVWIVIVAVAAVVTMATLGSIIPFGFGPAVILAAIWYFGYYRHRPIREDTTAPSQHQPGESSAATPGALGAPSPPSAQQFARYPGAPTPFTQAAEAWQRRILEAQQLARQQQTPPSTPMGVSGQVDVRGSSGPTVAPPQSDPVPLEPPAGPWSEPDAFFATADPVGLYTEQQPVTVAAAPVVKRADTRSARRLRLVSLVVLGLTLSSLGLAESLGAVIPLTVYLASALLVVGLTLVAAAWFGRARGLLLAGFALLLAVVTTTVSGPLAAQQGWETAAPRSYTAATLPASPDYLRAGQLKVDLRQLDLTKDTTYSAHVDYGSLEVTVPPDTDVRIQYQVGTGAYLRDGVEAEFGGNLHGTSSIRSAADGPTLTLMLSVDRGKLEVHR from the coding sequence ATGAGCTCGATCTGGACGATGCGCCGCAGCGCGACCGACGCCAAGGTGGCCGGTCTGTGCGCCGGCGTGGCCCGACACTGGGGCGTCGATCCGGTGCTGGTCCGGGTCGGCTGGGCGATGCTGGCCCTGAGCGGCGGCATCGGCCTGGTGCTGTACGCGGCCGGCTGGCTGCTCATCCCGGTCGAGGGCAAGGACCGGGCGCCCATCGAGGATGTGCTCGGCCCACAGGCGCGGCGCTGGCCGCGCGAGGTGTGGATCGTCATCGTCGCCGTCGCCGCCGTCGTCACCATGGCCACCCTGGGATCGATCATCCCGTTCGGGTTCGGGCCTGCGGTGATCCTGGCAGCGATCTGGTATTTCGGCTACTACCGCCACCGCCCGATACGCGAGGACACCACTGCCCCCAGCCAACACCAACCGGGCGAATCGTCCGCCGCCACACCGGGCGCACTCGGCGCACCGAGCCCGCCATCCGCCCAGCAGTTCGCTCGCTACCCCGGAGCGCCCACCCCCTTCACCCAGGCGGCCGAGGCCTGGCAGCGGCGGATCCTGGAGGCCCAGCAGCTGGCGCGCCAGCAGCAGACGCCGCCATCAACGCCCATGGGTGTCAGCGGGCAGGTGGACGTCCGCGGGTCGTCCGGGCCGACGGTCGCGCCACCGCAGTCTGATCCAGTCCCGCTCGAGCCCCCGGCCGGCCCGTGGAGCGAGCCGGACGCCTTCTTCGCCACCGCGGACCCGGTCGGCCTGTACACGGAGCAGCAGCCGGTGACGGTTGCTGCAGCACCGGTCGTGAAGCGGGCCGACACCCGCTCTGCCAGGCGGTTGCGGCTGGTCTCCCTGGTGGTCCTCGGCCTCACGCTGTCCAGTCTCGGCCTCGCCGAGAGTCTGGGTGCCGTCATCCCCCTCACGGTCTATCTTGCCAGCGCCCTGCTGGTGGTCGGTCTGACGCTGGTGGCAGCTGCCTGGTTCGGCCGGGCCCGCGGTCTGCTCCTCGCCGGCTTCGCCCTGCTGCTCGCGGTGGTGACGACCACAGTCAGCGGCCCGCTGGCGGCGCAGCAGGGCTGGGAGACGGCGGCGCCGCGCAGCTACACCGCAGCCACCCTGCCGGCCAGCCCCGACTACCTGCGTGCTGGTCAGCTCAAGGTCGACCTCCGTCAGCTCGACCTCACCAAGGACACGACCTATTCGGCGCACGTCGACTACGGCAGCCTCGAGGTCACCGTCCCGCCCGACACGGACGTACGGATCCAGTACCAGGTCGGCACCGGGGCATACCTCCGAGACGGCGTCGAGGCGGAGTTCGGCGGCAACCTGCACGGGACGTCGAGCATCCGGTCCGCAGCGGACGGGCCCACGCTGACCCTGATGCTGTCGGTCGACCGCGGAAAGCTGGAGGTGCACCGATGA
- a CDS encoding ATP-binding protein, with amino-acid sequence MSTTESSEAEAVTSAADRPPTATPSGVPDQTAPPPDGTDQPAGASSPAALPAAVAAAERAEQRPRATRVAEGALLGGVCTGLARHLGWPVMVIRVGFVALLLMQFIGVIVYGALWLLMPPESETKAPGLDAASRRGMRDQRAQSARRADVGVVVALIALAVGLLWIVQISGLGISQQLFWPVAFACAGAALVWRQADTARQQQWMAETGGRVWLAPFVARGGWPALLRVVVGLGLVGGAFGLVIAQQGNLAQLPQVMAMTVLALTGLAVVLAPWLHRSRSALNQARAEKVRADARADMAAHLHDSVLQTLALIQRQANDPKAVQAIARRQERELRNWLYGDELARTTLKAALTLAASEVEDERAVPVELVVVGDCDTTESVSALVQAAREAMVNAAKHSGATKIDVFAEVDDDRVEVFVRDRGRGFRLDEVAEDRMGVRGSIMNRMKRHGGTARIRSTAEDGTEVRLEIRR; translated from the coding sequence ATGTCCACCACTGAGTCGAGCGAAGCCGAGGCGGTGACGTCGGCCGCCGACCGCCCGCCGACGGCGACGCCGTCGGGCGTTCCCGACCAGACGGCGCCCCCACCGGACGGCACCGACCAGCCTGCTGGAGCGTCGTCGCCTGCTGCGCTGCCTGCTGCCGTGGCGGCCGCTGAGCGGGCCGAGCAGCGACCGCGGGCAACCCGGGTGGCCGAGGGAGCCCTGCTCGGCGGTGTCTGCACCGGCCTGGCCCGGCATCTCGGCTGGCCGGTGATGGTGATCCGGGTCGGCTTCGTCGCGCTGCTGCTGATGCAGTTCATCGGTGTGATCGTCTACGGCGCGCTGTGGCTGTTGATGCCCCCGGAGTCGGAGACGAAGGCCCCCGGCCTGGACGCGGCCAGCCGTCGGGGGATGCGCGACCAACGGGCACAGTCGGCCCGCCGGGCGGATGTTGGTGTCGTCGTCGCCCTGATCGCCCTGGCCGTCGGGCTGCTGTGGATCGTCCAGATCAGCGGGCTCGGGATCAGCCAGCAGCTGTTCTGGCCGGTCGCCTTCGCCTGCGCGGGGGCCGCACTGGTGTGGCGCCAGGCCGACACGGCACGACAGCAGCAGTGGATGGCCGAGACGGGCGGCCGGGTCTGGCTGGCGCCGTTCGTGGCCCGCGGCGGCTGGCCGGCCCTGTTGCGCGTAGTGGTCGGGCTCGGCCTGGTCGGCGGCGCCTTCGGCCTGGTGATCGCCCAACAGGGCAACCTGGCCCAGCTGCCGCAGGTGATGGCGATGACCGTACTGGCGCTGACCGGCCTGGCGGTCGTACTGGCGCCCTGGCTGCACCGCTCGCGATCGGCGCTGAACCAGGCGCGCGCGGAGAAGGTGCGGGCCGACGCCCGCGCTGACATGGCCGCCCACCTGCACGACTCGGTGCTGCAGACCCTGGCGCTGATCCAGCGACAGGCAAACGATCCCAAGGCGGTGCAGGCCATCGCCCGGCGGCAGGAGCGTGAGCTGCGGAACTGGCTGTACGGGGACGAGCTGGCCAGGACAACGCTCAAGGCAGCCCTGACCCTTGCCGCCTCCGAGGTGGAGGATGAGCGGGCGGTACCGGTCGAGCTGGTGGTGGTCGGCGACTGCGACACCACCGAGTCCGTCAGCGCCCTGGTGCAGGCAGCCCGTGAGGCGATGGTCAATGCGGCCAAGCACTCGGGTGCGACGAAGATCGACGTCTTTGCCGAGGTCGACGACGACCGGGTGGAGGTGTTCGTCCGGGACCGGGGCAGGGGCTTCAGACTGGACGAGGTGGCCGAGGACCGGATGGGCGTCCGAGGCAGCATCATGAACCGGATGAAGCGGCACGGCGGGACAGCACGGATCAGATCAACGGCCGAAGACGGCACCGAGGTACGACTGGAGATACGCAGATGA
- a CDS encoding response regulator, translating to MSDTTPTTGDQNGSVPGRSRVVVVDDHAMFRTGVKAEIGTAVDVVGEGADVDSAVAAILQTSPDVVLLDVHLPGGGGVEVLRRVHEKNPDQRFLALSVSDAAEDVIGVIRAGARGYVTKSISGDELVDAIRRVAEGDAVFSPRLAGFVLDAFSGAIDIAAVDEDLDRLSQREREVLRLIARGYAYKEVAKELFISIKTVETHVSSVLRKLQLSNRHQLTRWATDRRLV from the coding sequence ATGAGCGATACCACCCCCACCACCGGCGACCAGAACGGGTCGGTCCCCGGCCGCTCGCGGGTCGTTGTGGTCGACGACCACGCGATGTTCCGTACCGGGGTCAAGGCAGAGATCGGGACCGCCGTCGACGTCGTCGGTGAGGGCGCCGATGTGGACTCCGCGGTGGCGGCCATTCTGCAGACCAGCCCCGACGTGGTGCTGCTGGACGTCCATCTGCCCGGCGGTGGCGGCGTCGAGGTGCTGCGCCGGGTGCACGAGAAGAACCCGGACCAGAGATTCCTGGCGCTCTCGGTCTCCGATGCGGCGGAGGACGTGATCGGGGTGATCCGGGCTGGTGCCCGGGGTTATGTCACCAAGTCGATCAGTGGGGACGAGCTCGTCGACGCCATCCGCCGAGTGGCCGAGGGTGACGCGGTGTTCTCGCCGCGGCTGGCCGGGTTCGTGTTGGACGCGTTCTCCGGCGCGATCGACATCGCGGCGGTCGACGAGGACCTCGATCGGCTGTCGCAGCGTGAGCGCGAGGTGCTCCGGCTGATCGCCCGCGGGTACGCCTACAAAGAGGTCGCCAAGGAGCTCTTCATCTCGATCAAGACGGTGGAGACCCATGTCAGCAGCGTGCTGCGCAAGCTGCAGCTGTCCAACCGGCATCAGCTCACCCGCTGGGCCACCGACCGTAGGCTGGTCTGA
- a CDS encoding GlsB/YeaQ/YmgE family stress response membrane protein: MAQVVGTIIFGAVIGVIARLVLPGRQAYGWVVTVLLGILGALIGYWVWGLIGNGNTSGIDVVRWIISIIAAAILSFAYTALTKQKQV; this comes from the coding sequence ATGGCGCAGGTCGTCGGCACCATCATCTTCGGAGCGGTCATCGGCGTCATCGCCCGCCTGGTGCTGCCCGGCAGGCAGGCGTACGGCTGGGTGGTCACCGTGCTGCTGGGGATTCTCGGGGCGTTGATCGGTTACTGGGTATGGGGTCTGATCGGCAACGGCAACACCTCCGGCATCGACGTGGTCCGCTGGATCATCAGCATCATCGCAGCGGCGATCCTGAGCTTCGCCTACACGGCCCTCACCAAGCAGAAGCAGGTCTGA
- a CDS encoding RrF2 family transcriptional regulator → MRLSARVDYALRAVSELAAADAPRTVDQLAAAQNIPGKYLESILGELRRGGLLRSQRGPDGGYRLGRPADQISIADVIRALDGELANIRGSRPENLEYVGAAAPLQEVWIALRASERAILEGVTLAHVASGTLPKAVANLVADPSAWA, encoded by the coding sequence ATGAGACTGTCCGCCCGCGTCGACTACGCACTCCGAGCCGTGTCCGAGCTCGCCGCAGCGGATGCCCCGCGCACCGTCGACCAGCTGGCGGCCGCCCAGAACATCCCCGGCAAGTATCTGGAGAGCATTCTCGGTGAGCTGCGTCGCGGCGGCCTGCTCCGCAGCCAGCGGGGCCCCGACGGCGGCTACCGGCTGGGCAGACCGGCCGACCAGATCAGCATCGCGGACGTGATCCGCGCCTTGGACGGGGAACTGGCCAACATCCGGGGTAGTCGGCCCGAGAACCTGGAGTACGTCGGTGCGGCAGCGCCCCTGCAGGAGGTCTGGATCGCCCTGCGCGCCTCCGAACGGGCGATCCTGGAGGGCGTCACCCTCGCCCATGTCGCCAGCGGCACCCTGCCGAAGGCGGTCGCCAACCTGGTGGCCGACCCCTCCGCCTGGGCCTGA